TTTCAtgaattttctgtaatattatgTTGCTACTAAaaatccttttaattttttctcggTTTTTGGTATTGGTAGTTTTGGAATTGCTACAATTTTATCTGGATTAGGCTTGATGCCTTCTTTTGTTTATATGTGTCCTACAAATTTGAAGAAAACTGCATTTATCTGcctgtatttttaatttgttttcttgtaATTTCAAAATACATTTTCTCACTGAGTTTATATGCTCTACTAATGAAGTTGAAAAAAATAGTAAGACGTTTAAATATACGacgcatattttatttatggctTCTCTCAATATGTCGTACATGAATCCTTGAAAGGTAGCTGAGGCATTTTTCAACCCGATAGGCATTCGAACGTATTCATATAGTCCGGCTGGAGTAACAAAAGCTATTTTCTCGATGTCCCTTTTTGTCATTAAAATCTGGTGGTAACCTTTGGCTAAATCTATCGTGCTAAATAACTGTGCTTTGCCCAATTTATCCAAGATTCCTTCGATATTTGGTAGAGGATACTTATCGTCTACAGTAAATTGATTTAATCTCTTATAATCAACTACTAGCCTGAATTTCTGAATTCCTGAATTATCTATATTCTTTGGTACTATTAAGATTGGTCAGCTATATCAACTGTTACTTTTCCTAATTATTCCTTGCCCTTCTAATTCACAAATTTGTCTTCTTACTTCCTCTTCATGTTTGGGaggtaatatatgtatatattcttgaatTTATTTGTTGATCCAGTACTGTTTTTATTTCATGCACCACTGCTTTTGCACTTGTGAGTATGTGTCCTTCTttgctttttattatataattataatttacttttaatttatgcaTGTGTTAGTGTGTTTGTCTGTaccttgctgttgttgttgctgctgccttTGCTGATGCTGTTGGTCTTACTGCTACTGTTGCTGATATGGTTGTTTTAGGTATATAATAAAACTGTTCTCTAGAAAATCTGTACGTCCCTTTGGCATATGATGCAGCGGCAGCTCATCCCCATGACGGTTTAAACAGCAGCGAATGTGATAGCAGCAGCGACGTGATGTCAGCATAAGAATGATGGCAGCAGCGGCGTGATAGCATCAGCGCTGTTAGAGTGGACGTGAAAGTAAAGCCACCATGTTAGGTCTAAGAAGACCAAATATTGCACTAACATTACAATGGTATGGCGAAAGTCaaagtaaagaaaaatgttAGATCAGTAACTATTAAGGGTAGCTCTGCGgagttttgtgttaaaaatgttcACACTGTGAAATTTAGTAATTTGCTGTCATTGTCGATAACTAGCTGACGAACGCCAACCAGGAATTTTACATGGCCTAGATAATAGTTTTTTGGGAATTGCCACTGCCACTGGGTCGCTTACAGAACATTAAATCTTAAGATTAGATGACTCCCCCTCCAAGTACACCGCtcccaccctaatacaacacaccataccttggaacacaactcacACTCACGGCCACACTATACAGGATGTCACCACataatcaacaataaaaaagggATTGGATCTCCAATTCATTTCATTCGTTTTAACACATCGATACGACAACGATCAAGTGCGCTACAATTCGTTTCGTCAGCGATCCTGTAACCGTCAACTACCATAATTTCTTCGACATCAATTCTACACTGCTATCTTTATCAGCATTTAAATAAGTGTTAAAATTAGaaagttttgtaaaaacaaataaattaccacttaTTTCGTATCACAAAGAGATCTACTTTTCGTTTATAACATTAACCGCGAGTGTAAGTGCTACATCAAAACATTACAGTGGTATGCGCTTACCTATTTAATCATCGTCATTCGAGCCCCAGTGAACGGCATTATGggctatttacaaaaaaaaaacctattaaaataataaagtgcGGTGCCAAAACGTGaacaaaacagaaaatatacgtatatgtatatgtatatatatttcaataaagaaaaacatttaaaggtgcagtgccaaaaagtgaacaaaaaaagataaacaaaaaatatacaaaacaatttgtacaaaaacaaaataaccaaaaattggTGCGgtgatttatttgaaaaaaaatcaaatgtgaACATAAGCGAAGTGCAataagtagtatatgtatgtatacatacatacataggtatatgtatatgcataaatacattAATGCAGTTTAGtgaccgaacatatgttcgtaaatatacattatacatataaaaaaaagaaacggcgaaacatattatatgtgctacaaaaacaaacgggcgcgaaacaaaaaaacaaaaagacccaaacgggcgcgaaaccctgaaatatatcaaaaaacatacaataaatacatacatatattattcccAAAAaccccttgaggcgagacaaagtAAGTGCacagttttcattttttattaattatatatggaTGTTTGTTCATTATGTATTTTGTTAAAACTAGGATAATCCGTTTTAACAAGTTGAAAAAACGGGTACaggaaacgttaacggaaaatataaagcaaaaaaacaaaggaactaaaaatttaagtaaaatatacttatatttttccaAACGTTAacagaaaattccaaaaaaccgatatataaaagaaaatcggatgaatatacttatatacatacacatatgtatacttatataattcttatatttacatatatatgtatatacttgtatatatattatattaccaaATTATTGCTTGCCTTGACATCTGCGCTTACATTTGTGGATATATATACAAGGCACAATGACAACTAAAGCTAGAACctacagcaaaaagacaaaatattatacaaacatacatatacatatatacattcaattagcaaacaatatgcaaattgcatttaccaATATATCTTATAACTAAAcattcatttatataattacatatatactatatattaccagtcggtaaaatacctgcgtattataactttttttcacaCTGTTCTCTCACACCATGAATAATGTTTTCACTTGCACtcactgaaaattttaaatcctcggcttacgccaagtacgaaaactgcctagaccagtttgaagaaacaaaagcaatgatttcggatcaattaaaatttattaggaCTCCACatcgagagtagagctgccacaaattcaatatcaagagtcaaattcaggcatccatctcaatgTCCCAGCATGTGACATAGAAATCTTTTATGGTGGTTGtaaacaatggccgtccttccgggacatgtttacagccgtttacataaaccacccaaaattcagaaatgcacaaaaattgtattacctccgatacaaaacagaaggtcaagcaggcgtcatagtcaaacagttcgcactaaatgacgataatttcaatatgGCTTGGGAAGTTCTAAAAgaaagatacgaaaatgaaagaatattggtcgataagcaagtaacgatactaatgaacttgccaaaaattcagaaagaaacaagtgaagaatttattagactacaatcatgtttctaattgtttgtcggttttatcgacacaaaatatttccacaGATAGCTGGGACCCCATTctggtaaatattatatatgcaccgcagcattaccagaaaaatcgttacttttgtgggagcaattgctctcatctcggaaaaaatccccaacgtggcagcaaatgaaagaatttctaactacccaatacgaaatagcataaagggtagacaaaaaactagttagaactaaatcGTTCAAaatgacctcaatagaagcttcaatataCCCGAAACCAGaagcaataacaatttaaatagaagcgtttttaaaaaccaatcgttcacatccgaacaatataaacaaacgtcatgcgtacaggagggcataagctcaaattttGCGAGAAATTCAAGCAATACTGTTTGTCACGTGCGCATACTCCaaaagagtgtgaaagcaaattcaattgcgtatattgccacaaaagacatcattcaatgttacatatcacatatttttccagctcatcacaaaataatgttaaaaggGCTGCGGGATtaattgcaacagcaaatcctgaaatcgccaagaagcaccatgctgctcaaaggcattaaaaacgcaAACGGTACACATCGAAAACCAAAgcagggtactactacccacagcagtcgtctccatcgaacaccaaGAAGAAGTATTTAATCTTAGGGCCTTAAGGAtaacaacgatcatttatagcgtctagggcacaaaataggctacaactgccacaAAACTagacaattttgaaatcacgggaatgggcggaagagtagtttcaaactcaaacaaaatctgccccattaccctaacttcccccaaagcggataacgCAACCAACAagcatgcttccaagctatcacataaatagcaagcattggcaaagggTTTCAcgtaaagctagcagatctcaactgcaacactcccgctcaaatagatcttctattaggcagcgatctcataccacagataatactcgaagacattgagaaaatttaaaacacactattggcacaaaatactattttatgtTGGAACCTAAGTGgtccatgaccactcaagttgagaaaatctctaatttgggagttagaagagctccccctcATATTAATCACAActcctgaagatcagtattgtgaagatttttacaaagccacaactactagatcagataatggtcggtacgtcgtacgactaccactaggtaggtaggtaaagtggctgtctttcgacgcacctaggcctttaggaggcccattgtgataccaccgggactgtGGTATCCTCACTATATTGGCtcttctctgaaccaccccgtacttctgatgaacttcatcagtgagacaagttttatccgtttaacctccgagacgtcgtcaagaaacccacgaccgatggctgcgattattttcctatatagtgctgcgcagtcgcatagaagatgtttaatagTGTCCTCCTTTTCTatttcctgacagcttctacaatagtcgttatatggcgtaccaagtctacttgcatgtctgcctattagacagtggcctgttagtactcctattagagttcttatatcattccgcttgaattttaacagtcggcatgtgcggctcatattccattcatgccacgtttgcctgctagttgagcaagtcagggactgattccactgaCGCTCGGCTATgataatgacatgtttgtcgattaagtatctacaagtagccagaggcatatatatgtcttccttaccaggatctagttgtagggtggtgcctgttctggctggTTCACCTCCCGGTGATGTCTCTGTGTCCCGGGAGCCATTGCAGgtttaccgtgaaataggatgtcaaatccgctagaagatcatagCAATATTTCagtgtcttcgacgaaatcctatgggacatcagagatttcaaagcagcctggctgtctgtatatatagatatattccttgttgtgagcacactcaTTGTCaatacaagaaggctttctttaattgcggtGACCTTCGCTTGGGAGGCACTGCAGTGGTTTgataaccggaaggcgattttggtatctagtttaggTGAGAAGAccccgccgcctactcggttatctagtttggaaccatccgtatagaagatTATCCCTGCTTCCTTGCCCACTAcgcccctttcccactcctctctggcgAGGAAGGCAATCGTGGGGACCGGATTTAGATTCAGCTCTGTAGGATTGCGAAAATCTGTgattatgggaagaaacgggaacttcataagtatcatagaatgtcCCCTGTTACTAgcgactagtagggaggattccctcagtttcagagctgacttcgctgccatttgcctGCAAAACAgatctgttggcagtaagtgtaaaattacgttgagtgcctggcttggcgtagttctgagagctccactgatgcaaatactggctgctctttgtatactttccatgcttctaatcgcatatttctttcctGTGATAGGCCACCATACTAATATACCGTAAGTCATGATCGGCCTTGCTGTGTAGAGTCAGTAGGCTACCCGAGGCGTTAGTCCCCATCTGGGCCCTACCATACTTTTACacgtgtaaagcgctgtagctgctttctttacccttgcttccaagttttgtttccaagaaagcttcctgtcaaaaattagtcccaagtagcttgctttatctcctatcgttagcctggtgccatttaaagatggcggcgtgatttctaCAATACTatttctgtcttgctagcatttaaattcagtccgcatgatacggcccatcgattaatatcgtttaatattgtctgttGCATTGCATTgaaactgccacatcatcagcgtaggccataACATATACCCCcctcttttctagatccacaagCAATTtgttcattgtcaggatccagagatgtggggataacacgcctccttggggtgtaccccttcggacagatctacgcatcgttgaagctcccagcgttgaaataattgacctgcccaagaggatctgttcaattaatttccggagaggttcagagatgtccagatctttaagcgccctcaatatggccttcggctggatgttattgaatgctccttctatgtctaggaaggctaatggggtgtattcttttatctccaaagacttttcaatctctgctactactgagcttaatgccgtttctgtggatttaccctcagaatacgcatgctgcgaaactgccatttttcctgggtttagtttgctccttatatgtatttctattagtctctccagcgtttttaaaagaaatgaaagacTGATTGGTCTAAAATCATTTGGAttaatgtgtgagcttttgccaaCCTTTGGTATATACCTCTCGGAACTATCTGtgaagtgagtatccattagtaggcctagagtcttttcactggataccgtccagctgtggtctggcttctgaaggtatccgatgctatgtttcgactgtgtcattatttttctaagtcgagacgcttctgcCGTATTCTGGATGTCAtttcaaaaagatttccacgaatttctttttgccttCCTTACCTCCTTTTTATATGACCGTAGGATGTTATAATAGTTATCCTACTCTTCTTCTTTGTGGgataatttggcaaaatttaattgcttcctgcaatctTTCTGCATCTTCTTAAGTATGGGAGACCACCAAGGGggcctaattcttcccctactgttgGTTAATGAACAAGCCACCTCTACCATTTCTCTGGttgaaatggtggaatcataggaatacgcttttttaggtCCTGCAGATGCATCTGCCAGCCACCTCTAGTGCTTGTTGACAAGAATCTGAGAACTGTTTAACGAGGGTATCTAGAtcctatttttttttagctcctgcaggTGCAGCTGCCAGTTTTCCTATGAGTCCTaaaatttctcttccctaactacattctcttcaattatacactcaatgtagcggtgatctGAGAAGGAATGTTCCCTCAgtaccctccaatgtgttattttatccaccagttctttCGATACAAGTGTAATATCTAATACTTtctgtcggtttctggttataaatgttggcataTTACCTTTGCtgcataacaaaagcttacttcctattaaataattaaaaagcaactcacccctttctTTGATGCCCGTGCTGCCCCATAGTGTGTGGTTCGCGttggagtcgcacccaagtataatcaagcacttggatgcttcggtgtCTCGTACTAGCTCTTTCatcagctgcgatggtactgctacctcgtcatacggcatgtagcatgatgccagccggtatttctttccgcccgtctcccagcttactactgtagtgtcgttactacatttacccatggctcctgaatgaggacgaagtcaggccgttcttctgccatgcggttaactagggctagagacgctagtttgctgtggtgtagattaatttggagaaAACGCATTAGTTAGTGTTTTATCTGCGTCTtcttgagagtcgcttaaaagctcgcTCTCAGTGTAAAGTTTGGAGAGTCTGTCATATAAGATAACAATGTTTCATTTTCGGACAAAACTTGCGTGGTACAATCAAGTTCAAAACTTCCACCACTTAAGCTTCCTACATTTGATACCAACTattcaaattatcaaaattttatcacctcgttcaagcaaataattgaGCGTGAGttcaatttaactaatattgaaaaattcaaccaATTGCGAAACTGTCTCTGTACTGACTGAACAACACGCATGTTAGTACTTCGTCAACTCAAGGTGTTAATAAATACTCCACTTTGAAATCAAGAAATCAACCACGGACATTTTCCTGCTCCAACATAACTTGTGCTTTCTGTTGCAGTAACAGCCATCAggtatttgattgcgatcgcttTAAGTCACTAAACTTAATTCAACGTTTCGATCATGCAAAGAAAATAGGACTTTGTATCAATTGCTTATCAAAGGGACATCGCGTAGCCAATTGTCCATCATCACACAGGTGCAAGGTTTGTGCACGGCAACACCACAGTTTACTCCACCGCGGTTCTACTTCAGGCCAACAAACACCTACTCATGTATTTCCAAAACAAGAGGCAGTCACGCATACACAAAAGAATAATTCATCGCTGAATAACGTCATCCTTGCAACAGCAAACATTTTCGTTCGTGATGCATCGGGGAGCTACAGATTGGGTACAGCACTGCTAGATTCCTGTTCACAGGTAAATTTTATCACAGAtgatttttcgcaaaagttgcttCTGCCAAGAAATAAGCAAAACATACAGATTCTTTGGTTCATCGTTTACCGATGCTTTGGTTCATCGTCAAcgaatattaaattcaaaacctcAACTACTCACTGGCTTCGACCTTCCATTGACTTTTTGTATTACATCGCACATTGCTTATCAACTAGACcctgaaatcaatatttcaacattgaatattccacacaatatagcgctcgccgatgatgaattttatataccaaagaaaatcgacatgttgctgggtacagaaacgttcttcagtcttctatcttTAGGTCAAATCAATCTTGGATCTAATTTACTCATCTTGCAAAAAACACTCTTAGGCTGGATTGTTTCGGGACGCTACAAAACGGACAGTAAAAACATATCTAAACCATCTTGTTTATATTTAGCCAATGAATCTTTAGATGCCAAATTGGAAAAGTTGTGGAAATTAGAAGAAATCGCTACCATACCAGAGGCAAGGACTCGTGAACAACAGAGTTGCGATCACATATACAATTCAACTGTGTCAAGAAGACCTTGCGGCAGAATAGTTGTCAAATTACCCTTCAAGGATGATCCGACGTGTTTGGGCGAGTCATATACTACGGCATTGAGACGATTCAATGCACAAGAACTTCGATTAGCCAAATCTCCCCAATTGAAAGCACAATACGTTGAATTTATGAGCGACTACGAGAGTTTGGGTCATATGAGCGTTGTAAAAAACCCACATCTCAGCGGACCGCATTATTGTATACCACATGATTGTGTACTAAAaccaacaagtacaacaacaaagcttcgaGTTGAATTTGACGCTTCATGTCGAACCACATCCCAAAAATCATTAAACGATATTCAGATGGTTGGC
The sequence above is drawn from the Bactrocera oleae isolate idBacOlea1 chromosome 5, idBacOlea1, whole genome shotgun sequence genome and encodes:
- the LOC138857247 gene encoding uncharacterized protein, coding for MIFRKSCFCQEISKTYRFFGSSFTDALVHRQRILNSKPQLLTGFDLPLTFCITSHIAYQLDPEINISTLNIPHNIALADDEFYIPKKIDMLLGTETFFSLLSLGQINLGSNLLILQKTLLGWIVSGRYKTDSKNISKPSCLYLANESLDAKLEKLWKLEEIATIPEARTREQQSCDHIYNSTVSRRPCGRIVVKLPFKDDPTCLGESYTTALRRFNAQELRLAKSPQLKAQYVEFMSDYESLGHMSVVKNPHLSGPHYCIPHDCVLKPTSTTTKLRVEFDASCRTTSQKSLNDIQMVGPTIQCELFPLLRFRFHRFAFTADIVKMHHQVLMHEDDQKLQYILWRSSPTEDIRTYQLNTVTCGMAAAPYLALRSLFYLAEQHSEQFTIGAKIVKSSFYVDDLLCGADTLTELVQIKQKVIQLLELGQFKLTK